In Palleronia sp. LCG004, a single window of DNA contains:
- a CDS encoding glycerophosphodiester phosphodiesterase family protein — translation MLRLSALAAAATVAAATPILAATFDTLSGEAPIVIAHRGASGYLPEHTLGAYELAIRMGADIVEPDLQETSDGHVVAMHDATLTRTTNVEELFERRNGEYRVKDFTLEEIRTLTVEPTRTAATEYPGFTPSMDEPFRVPTWNEVIEFVASHNATTGTRIGLYPEAKAPSTDNLNRQIVDGLKAAGFDAPEDNTFIQTFSHDTAAEIARLQDLAQIDNAIAALGAAVLSEDGVYGVSDYTTGTFNSLSYLASFADGVGVSLGSSNLEAGFITAAHDLGLQVHGWTFRPTTIDEARAQFTPYIEMGMDGLFTDYADLGRQVVDEYAISVVPLPAGLPLLLAGIGGLAVLRRARRT, via the coding sequence ATGCTTCGCCTATCCGCACTCGCCGCCGCCGCGACGGTCGCAGCCGCGACCCCCATTCTCGCCGCGACCTTCGACACGCTTTCGGGCGAGGCCCCCATCGTCATCGCCCATCGCGGTGCGAGCGGCTATCTGCCCGAACACACGCTCGGGGCCTACGAGCTCGCGATCCGCATGGGGGCCGACATCGTGGAGCCCGACCTGCAGGAGACGTCGGACGGCCATGTCGTCGCGATGCACGACGCGACGCTGACGCGGACCACGAATGTCGAGGAGCTCTTCGAGCGGCGCAACGGCGAATACCGCGTGAAGGACTTCACGCTCGAGGAGATCAGGACCCTCACGGTCGAGCCGACGCGCACCGCCGCGACCGAATATCCCGGCTTCACCCCCAGCATGGACGAGCCGTTCCGCGTGCCGACCTGGAACGAGGTGATCGAATTCGTCGCGTCGCACAATGCCACCACCGGCACGCGCATCGGTCTCTACCCCGAGGCGAAGGCCCCGAGCACTGACAACCTCAACAGGCAGATCGTCGACGGGCTGAAGGCCGCCGGTTTCGACGCGCCCGAAGACAACACCTTCATCCAGACCTTCAGCCACGACACGGCGGCCGAGATCGCGCGCCTGCAGGACCTTGCGCAGATCGACAACGCGATCGCGGCGCTCGGGGCGGCCGTGCTTTCGGAAGATGGCGTCTATGGTGTGTCGGACTACACCACGGGCACGTTCAACTCGCTGTCCTACCTTGCGAGCTTCGCCGACGGCGTGGGCGTGTCGCTGGGCAGTTCGAACCTCGAGGCCGGCTTCATCACGGCGGCGCACGATCTGGGGCTTCAGGTTCATGGCTGGACCTTCCGCCCCACCACGATCGATGAGGCCCGCGCGCAGTTCACGCCCTATATCGAGATGGGAATGGACGGGCTGTTCACCGATTACGCCGATCTCGGCCGTCAGGTCGTCGACGAATACGCGATCTCGGTCGTGCCGCTGCCCGCGGGGCTTCCGCTGCTTCTGGCAGGCATCGGCGGTCTGGCGGTCCTGCGCCGCGCCCGCCGCACCTGA
- a CDS encoding tyrosine-type recombinase/integrase — translation MGYTGKAVLPFFGAYEPSAITRQMCRDYAAQRGAKGISQGTVWTELGHLSSAIKFAYASKLIEADTKIWRPQKPDHDFRILDRGEARALIEGTRDPHMRLAIVLLLGTAARVGAILDLTWDRVNLETGVINLRLPDSTTRKGRAVVPMNGSTRAALTAAYDAALTDYVIEYAGHQVKCIRTGFKAAARRAGIGDLRIHDLRHTAAVTMLSQGTPIEKVSQVLGHSSTAVTQKVYARYLPHHMQDATNLLDFSSIRRA, via the coding sequence ATGGGGTATACCGGCAAGGCAGTTTTGCCGTTCTTCGGAGCCTACGAGCCCTCCGCCATTACTCGACAGATGTGCCGCGACTATGCGGCCCAGCGTGGTGCAAAAGGCATCTCCCAGGGAACCGTCTGGACAGAACTCGGACATCTATCGAGCGCGATCAAGTTCGCCTACGCCTCGAAGCTGATCGAGGCCGACACAAAGATCTGGCGACCACAGAAGCCAGACCATGATTTCCGTATCCTTGATCGAGGGGAAGCTCGCGCTCTGATCGAAGGAACGCGTGATCCGCACATGCGGCTGGCGATTGTACTGCTGCTTGGTACGGCTGCCCGGGTCGGCGCTATCCTTGACCTGACATGGGACCGGGTGAACCTTGAGACTGGCGTGATCAATCTACGCCTGCCCGACAGCACGACCAGGAAGGGTCGCGCAGTTGTCCCTATGAACGGCTCGACACGCGCTGCGCTTACAGCTGCGTATGATGCAGCCCTTACTGACTATGTCATCGAATACGCTGGCCATCAGGTGAAGTGCATCCGAACCGGCTTTAAGGCGGCAGCACGCCGCGCGGGGATCGGGGATCTTCGGATCCATGACCTGCGCCACACCGCAGCCGTCACAATGCTGTCGCAAGGAACGCCGATCGAGAAAGTCTCCCAAGTCTTGGGCCATTCATCGACCGCGGTGACGCAGAAAGTCTATGCGCGGTACCTGCCCCACCACATGCAAGACGCCACGAACCTATTGGATTTTAGCTCGATTCGTCGCGCATAA
- a CDS encoding glycerophosphodiester phosphodiesterase family protein, giving the protein MVALPVAAQDNAGDPSLSYGQRPAYLIEKLPDGELKDQLMSCEGQTPERTAFSIGHRGAPLMFPEHTVESNRAAASQGAGVLECDVAFTEDLELVCRHAQNDLHTTTNILLTDLASECTQGFTPAEGDSDASAECRTSDITLEEFRTLEPKMDSFDAAATTAEEYQGGVAPWRTTLYADGTHLMTHAESIELFDSYGAQFTPELKTPVVDMPFEGFSQGDYAQKLIDEYKAAEIDPSRVWPQSFLLDDVLYWIENEPEFGEQAVFLVEWTDGFDEQDPSTWQEDFAQLSEQGVTYLAPSINMMLTVENGEMAPSDYAIAAKEAGLELIAWTLERSGPLAEGGGWYFESVNDVIDSDADYYEALHVLAQDVGVVGVFSDWPATVTYYANCYGL; this is encoded by the coding sequence ATGGTCGCCCTGCCCGTCGCGGCACAGGATAACGCGGGGGATCCGTCCCTCTCCTACGGTCAGCGTCCGGCCTATCTGATCGAGAAGCTGCCCGACGGAGAGCTGAAGGACCAGCTCATGTCCTGCGAGGGACAGACGCCCGAACGGACCGCGTTCTCGATCGGGCATCGCGGCGCGCCGCTGATGTTTCCCGAACATACGGTCGAGTCGAACCGCGCAGCCGCAAGCCAGGGCGCGGGTGTCCTCGAATGCGACGTGGCATTCACCGAGGATCTCGAGCTCGTCTGCCGCCATGCGCAGAACGACCTTCATACGACGACGAACATCCTGCTGACCGACCTCGCCTCGGAATGCACGCAGGGCTTCACGCCCGCCGAGGGCGACAGCGATGCGTCGGCCGAATGCCGCACCTCCGACATCACGCTCGAAGAGTTCCGCACGCTCGAGCCGAAGATGGACAGCTTCGACGCCGCGGCGACCACGGCCGAGGAGTATCAGGGCGGCGTCGCACCCTGGCGCACCACGCTCTACGCCGACGGCACGCACCTCATGACGCATGCGGAATCGATCGAGTTGTTCGATTCTTACGGCGCGCAGTTCACGCCCGAGCTCAAGACGCCGGTCGTTGACATGCCGTTCGAGGGCTTCAGCCAGGGCGATTACGCACAGAAGCTGATCGACGAATACAAGGCGGCCGAAATCGATCCGTCCCGTGTCTGGCCGCAGAGCTTCCTGCTCGACGACGTGCTGTACTGGATCGAGAACGAGCCGGAATTCGGCGAACAGGCCGTGTTCCTCGTCGAATGGACCGATGGCTTCGACGAGCAGGATCCGTCGACCTGGCAGGAAGATTTCGCCCAACTTTCGGAGCAGGGCGTCACCTATCTCGCCCCGTCGATCAACATGATGCTGACGGTCGAGAACGGTGAGATGGCACCGTCGGATTATGCGATTGCCGCCAAGGAAGCCGGGCTCGAGCTGATCGCCTGGACGCTGGAACGCTCGGGTCCGCTCGCCGAGGGCGGCGGCTGGTATTTCGAATCGGTCAACGACGTGATCGACAGCGATGCCGACTATTACGAGGCGCTGCACGTGCTGGCCCAGGATGTAGGCGTCGTGGGCGTCTTCTCCGACTGGCCGGCGACGGTGACCTACTACGCCAATTGCTACGGCCTCTGA
- a CDS encoding iron-sulfur cluster assembly accessory protein, with protein sequence MFAIPGKQAVTITDAAERQINKLMSRDGHQGLRIGVKKGGCAGMEYTMDYVSEVDPNDEVVEQGGARVLIAPMAQMFLFGTEIDYEVSLLESGFKFRNPNVEDACGCGESIKFKDVETLAAERQDS encoded by the coding sequence ATGTTCGCCATCCCCGGCAAGCAGGCAGTCACCATCACCGATGCCGCAGAGCGTCAGATCAACAAGCTGATGTCCCGCGACGGGCATCAGGGCCTTAGGATCGGCGTGAAGAAGGGCGGCTGCGCGGGCATGGAATACACCATGGATTACGTGTCCGAAGTCGACCCGAACGACGAGGTCGTGGAACAGGGCGGAGCACGGGTGCTGATCGCGCCGATGGCTCAGATGTTCCTCTTCGGAACCGAGATCGATTACGAGGTGTCGCTGCTGGAATCGGGCTTCAAGTTCCGAAATCCGAACGTGGAAGATGCCTGCGGCTGCGGCGAATCGATCAAGTTCAAGGATGTCGAGACGCTGGCCGCCGAACGGCAGGACTCATAG
- the rimK gene encoding 30S ribosomal protein S6--L-glutamate ligase: MSEPLRLGWEEWVGLPDLGLPALKAKVDTGAKTSALHASDIEPFGPSGKPKVRFLMHPIPSRPELAIPCSATIIDRREVTSSNGDTELRYVIETEMSVGDQAWPVELTLTDRGTMQYRMLLGRQAFSDDVVVMPNESFCQPQLSYDVYSSAKVREVAPDRALRIAVMSREPMSYSTKRLVSEGETRGHTVEVIDTLRCYMTLNALSPEIHYDGKRLPRYDAVIPRVGASITPYGTAIIRQFETIGTWCINGSDGITASRDKLHAHQVLARQKIGMPTTAFAASPKDTANLMNLVGSAPLIVKLLESTQGKGVVLAETKKAAESVISAFRGLRANFLVQNFVKEAAGEDIRCLVLDGRVVASIKRTSAGGDFRSNLHLGGTAEAVRITKTERETAQRAAKAFGLGFAGVDLLRASDGPKVLEVNSSPGLEGVEKASKRDIAGALYDMIEKRVRPTPVRKARASRAV, encoded by the coding sequence ATGAGCGAACCGCTGCGCCTCGGCTGGGAGGAATGGGTGGGCCTTCCGGATCTGGGACTGCCCGCGCTCAAGGCCAAGGTCGATACCGGTGCCAAGACGAGCGCGCTCCATGCCTCGGATATCGAGCCGTTCGGGCCGTCCGGCAAGCCCAAGGTGCGCTTTCTCATGCATCCGATTCCGTCGCGTCCCGAACTCGCCATTCCCTGCTCCGCCACGATCATCGATCGCCGGGAAGTGACGTCGAGCAACGGCGACACCGAGCTGCGCTACGTCATCGAGACCGAGATGAGCGTGGGCGACCAGGCCTGGCCGGTGGAGCTGACGCTGACCGACCGCGGCACGATGCAGTACCGCATGCTTCTGGGGCGGCAGGCCTTCTCGGACGACGTGGTGGTCATGCCCAACGAATCGTTCTGCCAGCCGCAGTTGAGCTATGACGTCTATTCGAGCGCGAAGGTGCGGGAGGTCGCGCCCGATCGCGCGCTTCGCATCGCGGTGATGAGCCGCGAACCCATGAGCTATTCCACGAAGCGGCTCGTCAGCGAGGGAGAGACGCGGGGCCACACGGTCGAGGTCATCGACACGCTGCGCTGCTACATGACGCTGAACGCGCTGAGCCCCGAGATCCATTACGACGGCAAGCGGCTGCCGCGCTACGACGCCGTCATCCCGCGCGTCGGCGCGTCGATCACGCCCTACGGCACCGCGATCATCCGTCAGTTCGAGACGATCGGCACCTGGTGCATCAACGGCTCGGACGGGATCACGGCGTCCCGCGACAAGCTGCATGCGCATCAGGTTCTCGCGCGGCAGAAGATCGGGATGCCCACGACCGCTTTCGCGGCGTCGCCCAAGGATACGGCGAACCTCATGAACCTCGTGGGAAGCGCGCCGCTGATCGTGAAACTGCTGGAATCGACGCAAGGCAAGGGCGTGGTGCTGGCCGAGACGAAGAAGGCCGCCGAATCCGTCATCAGCGCATTCCGCGGATTGCGCGCGAATTTCCTCGTGCAGAACTTCGTGAAGGAAGCCGCGGGAGAGGACATCCGCTGTCTGGTTCTGGACGGGCGGGTCGTGGCCTCGATCAAGCGGACGAGCGCGGGGGGCGATTTCCGCTCGAACCTGCATCTCGGCGGCACGGCCGAGGCGGTCCGGATCACCAAGACCGAACGCGAGACGGCGCAGCGGGCCGCGAAGGCCTTCGGGCTGGGCTTCGCGGGCGTCGATCTGCTCAGGGCGAGCGACGGGCCGAAGGTGCTCGAGGTCAATTCCTCGCCGGGTCTCGAAGGCGTCGAGAAGGCGAGCAAGCGCGACATTGCCGGCGCGCTTTACGACATGATCGAGAAGCGGGTCCGCCCCACCCCGGTGCGCAAGGCCCGCGCATCCCGCGCCGTCTGA
- a CDS encoding GIY-YIG nuclease family protein — protein MSDVQRFRSDALARLTNRIGVYALCDLDARPIYVGQSVDGIRTRVRRHLTSARSDIIANRQIDVWEIGFVWAWPCDDVAQIGPLENAIYVHFDDDLPLMNGKTLETGLFDRSPDWPERQSVQVIDDATLTSRRDPSQRLPRQIEQYRILVDYILNVKEAPHLRRSLNAHFERMVRYHRDFL, from the coding sequence ATGAGCGACGTACAGCGTTTCAGGTCCGATGCGCTGGCGCGGCTGACGAACCGCATCGGCGTCTATGCGCTTTGCGATCTGGACGCGCGGCCGATCTATGTCGGGCAAAGCGTGGACGGCATCCGAACGCGGGTGCGCCGGCACCTGACCTCGGCCAGGTCGGACATCATCGCGAACCGGCAGATCGATGTCTGGGAGATCGGCTTCGTCTGGGCCTGGCCATGCGACGACGTCGCACAGATCGGACCGCTGGAGAATGCGATCTACGTCCATTTCGACGACGATCTTCCCCTGATGAACGGAAAGACGCTGGAAACGGGGCTTTTCGACCGAAGCCCCGACTGGCCCGAACGGCAATCGGTGCAGGTGATCGACGATGCGACCCTCACGTCCCGTCGCGACCCTTCGCAAAGGCTACCGCGCCAGATCGAACAGTACAGGATCCTCGTCGACTACATCCTGAACGTCAAGGAAGCGCCGCATCTGCGGCGCTCGCTCAACGCGCATTTCGAACGCATGGTGCGGTATCACCGCGACTTTCTATGA
- the lon gene encoding endopeptidase La — protein MTENSYPVLPLRDIVVFPHMIVPLFVGREKSVRALEEVMADDKQILLASQIDPGLDDPDENGIYRIGVLANVLQLLKLPDGTVKVLVEGRSRVKIADYIPNERFFEARAADLSETPGDEDIVAALLRSVAEEFERYSKVKKNIPEEAMSAVGETTDPAKLADLVAGHLGVDVAQKQGVLETLDVGERLEKVYGMMQGEMSVLQVEKKIKGRVKSQMERTQREYYLNEQMKAIQKELGDGEDGAGEVAELERRIAETKFSKEAREKAEAELKKLKNMSPMSAEATVVRNYLDWMLSIPWGTKSRVKKDLGRAQRVLDDDHYSLEKVKERIVEYLAVQQRSKKLKGPIMCLVGPPGVGKTSLGKSVAKATGREFIRISLGGVRDESEIRGHRRTYIGSMPGKIIQALKKAKTTNPLILLDEIDKMGQDFRGDPASAMLEVLDPEQNATFSDHYLEVEYDLSNVMFLTTANSYNMPGPLLDRMEIIPLAGYTEDEKAQIARRHLLSKQVKNHGLKKDEFEVTDDAMTAIIRTYTREAGVRNLERELAKLARKATTQIVKKEAEKVVVTEDNLSDFLGVPKHRYGLAEEEDQIGVVTGLAYTSVGGELLSIEALRLPGKGRMKTTGKLGDVMKESIDAASSYVRSIAPRIGVKPPKFDTMDIHVHVPDGATPKDGPSAGLAMVTSIVSVLTQIPVRKDIAMTGEVSLRGNAMPIGGLKEKLLAALRGGIKTVLIPEENEKDLADIPDNVKEGLQIVPVKHVSEVLKHALVREPQPIEWDEADQEAADAKARISAQQDPAAPVTH, from the coding sequence ATGACCGAGAACTCCTATCCAGTCCTGCCGCTGCGCGACATCGTGGTCTTTCCCCACATGATCGTGCCGCTCTTCGTCGGCCGCGAGAAATCCGTCCGCGCCCTCGAAGAGGTGATGGCCGACGACAAGCAGATCCTGCTGGCGAGCCAGATCGACCCCGGTCTCGACGACCCCGACGAGAACGGGATCTACCGCATCGGCGTGCTCGCGAATGTCCTCCAGCTGCTGAAGCTGCCCGACGGAACGGTGAAGGTTCTCGTCGAGGGACGGTCGCGCGTGAAGATCGCCGACTACATCCCGAACGAGCGTTTCTTCGAGGCCCGCGCGGCCGATCTCTCCGAGACGCCCGGCGACGAGGACATCGTCGCGGCCCTCCTGCGCTCCGTCGCGGAGGAGTTCGAGCGCTATTCCAAGGTCAAGAAGAACATCCCCGAAGAGGCGATGTCGGCCGTCGGCGAGACGACCGATCCTGCCAAACTCGCCGATCTGGTCGCGGGTCATCTGGGCGTCGACGTCGCCCAGAAGCAGGGCGTGCTCGAAACCCTCGACGTGGGCGAGCGGCTCGAGAAGGTCTACGGCATGATGCAGGGCGAAATGTCCGTCCTGCAGGTCGAGAAGAAGATCAAGGGCCGCGTCAAGAGCCAGATGGAGCGCACCCAGCGCGAATACTATCTGAACGAGCAGATGAAGGCGATCCAGAAGGAGCTGGGTGACGGCGAGGACGGTGCCGGCGAGGTGGCCGAGCTTGAGCGCCGCATCGCCGAGACGAAGTTCTCGAAAGAGGCGCGCGAGAAGGCCGAGGCCGAGCTGAAGAAGCTCAAGAACATGTCGCCCATGTCGGCCGAAGCGACCGTGGTGCGCAACTATCTCGACTGGATGCTGTCGATCCCGTGGGGCACGAAGTCCCGCGTCAAGAAGGATCTCGGCCGCGCGCAGCGTGTGCTCGACGACGACCACTATTCGCTCGAAAAGGTGAAGGAGCGGATCGTCGAGTATCTCGCCGTTCAGCAGCGCTCGAAAAAGCTCAAGGGGCCGATCATGTGCCTCGTGGGCCCTCCGGGCGTGGGCAAGACCTCCCTCGGCAAGTCGGTCGCCAAGGCCACGGGACGCGAGTTCATCCGCATCTCGCTCGGCGGCGTGCGTGACGAAAGCGAGATCCGCGGTCACCGCCGGACCTATATCGGCTCCATGCCCGGCAAGATCATCCAGGCGCTGAAGAAGGCCAAGACCACGAACCCGCTCATCCTGCTCGACGAGATCGACAAGATGGGACAGGACTTCCGCGGCGATCCGGCCTCCGCCATGCTCGAGGTGCTCGACCCCGAACAGAACGCGACGTTCTCCGACCACTATCTCGAGGTCGAGTACGACCTCTCGAACGTCATGTTCCTGACGACGGCGAACTCCTACAACATGCCGGGTCCGCTTCTCGACCGGATGGAGATCATCCCCCTCGCAGGCTACACCGAGGACGAGAAGGCCCAGATCGCCCGTCGTCACCTGCTGTCGAAGCAGGTCAAGAACCACGGCCTGAAGAAGGACGAGTTCGAGGTCACCGACGACGCCATGACGGCGATCATCCGCACCTATACCCGCGAGGCGGGCGTGCGGAACCTTGAGCGCGAGCTCGCCAAACTGGCCCGCAAGGCCACGACGCAGATCGTCAAGAAGGAGGCCGAGAAGGTCGTCGTCACCGAGGACAATCTCTCCGATTTCCTCGGGGTGCCCAAGCATCGCTACGGCCTTGCCGAGGAAGAGGACCAGATCGGTGTCGTCACGGGGCTTGCCTATACCTCCGTCGGGGGGGAGCTCCTGTCGATCGAGGCGCTGCGCCTTCCGGGCAAGGGCCGGATGAAGACGACCGGCAAGCTGGGCGACGTGATGAAGGAATCGATCGACGCGGCGTCGAGCTACGTTCGGTCGATTGCGCCAAGGATCGGGGTGAAACCGCCGAAATTCGACACGATGGACATCCACGTCCACGTGCCGGACGGTGCCACGCCGAAGGACGGTCCGTCCGCGGGCCTCGCCATGGTCACGTCGATCGTGTCGGTCCTGACGCAGATCCCGGTCCGCAAGGACATCGCCATGACGGGCGAGGTCAGCCTGCGCGGCAACGCCATGCCCATCGGCGGCCTGAAGGAAAAGCTGCTCGCGGCGCTTCGGGGCGGGATCAAGACGGTCCTCATCCCCGAGGAGAACGAGAAGGATCTGGCCGACATCCCCGACAACGTGAAGGAGGGGCTGCAGATCGTCCCGGTCAAGCACGTCTCAGAGGTCCTGAAGCACGCGCTCGTCCGCGAGCCGCAGCCCATCGAATGGGACGAGGCGGACCAGGAAGCGGCCGATGCCAAGGCCCGGATCTCGGCACAGCAGGATCCGGCGGCTCCGGTCACGCACTGA
- a CDS encoding SUF system Fe-S cluster assembly protein produces MSSTQTEPQTEGAPLIRPSSTDHPLHEQVVEACRSVYDPEIPVNIYDLGLVYTILINEENEVHVIMTLTAPGCPVAGEMPGWVAEAIEPLAGVKHVDVELTWEPPWGMDMMSDEARLELGFM; encoded by the coding sequence ATGAGCAGCACCCAAACCGAGCCGCAGACGGAAGGCGCGCCGCTGATCCGCCCCTCGTCCACGGACCACCCCCTGCACGAGCAGGTGGTCGAGGCCTGCCGGAGCGTCTACGACCCCGAGATCCCGGTCAACATCTACGATCTCGGCCTCGTCTACACGATCCTGATCAACGAGGAGAACGAGGTTCACGTCATCATGACGCTGACCGCTCCGGGCTGCCCCGTGGCGGGCGAGATGCCCGGCTGGGTCGCAGAGGCGATCGAACCGCTTGCAGGCGTCAAGCATGTCGATGTCGAGCTTACCTGGGAGCCGCCCTGGGGCATGGACATGATGTCGGACGAGGCGCGGCTCGAACTCGGCTTCATGTAG
- a CDS encoding DNA cytosine methyltransferase, which yields MIMVPRSEKLPRFAEFFCGGGMVRAGLPGWECAFANDIDPMKCTAYRENFGGDALIEGDIAHVSDDALQQRIDLYWASSPCQDFSLAGKGAGLEGARSGVFGTWISRIAPLIAAGHAPKIIAFENVTGLVTRREGRDFLSVVSDLQRLGYLVGALSIDAARFVPQSRPRLFVICIREDAVPPDLAGAEPSEPFHTPALRRFRERHAAEIGDRWRWWSLPEPTEPRRELVDCVEWTGPHRWLSEPEIQHLLGMMSPPSRDRVTAARRSGEPRIGMLYRRGRPDAEGRIRQRAEVRFDGLAGCLRTPSGGSSRQTMLLIDGDETRARLLSAREAIRLMGLGDGYRIPERYNAAYKVAGDGVVAPIVTYLDRHLFQPVLARTRAVIAA from the coding sequence ATGATCATGGTTCCGCGATCCGAGAAACTCCCCCGCTTTGCCGAATTCTTCTGCGGGGGCGGCATGGTTCGCGCCGGACTTCCGGGGTGGGAATGTGCCTTCGCGAACGATATCGATCCCATGAAATGCACCGCCTACCGCGAGAATTTCGGCGGTGACGCGCTGATCGAGGGCGACATCGCCCATGTGTCCGACGACGCGCTGCAACAGCGGATCGACCTCTACTGGGCCTCGAGCCCCTGTCAGGATTTCAGCCTTGCGGGCAAGGGCGCTGGCCTGGAAGGTGCGCGAAGCGGCGTGTTCGGGACCTGGATTTCCCGCATCGCACCGTTGATCGCGGCGGGTCACGCACCGAAGATCATCGCATTCGAGAATGTGACCGGGCTCGTCACCCGGCGGGAAGGGCGCGATTTCCTGTCGGTCGTGAGCGACCTCCAGAGGCTCGGCTATCTGGTCGGTGCGCTTTCGATCGACGCGGCGCGGTTCGTGCCGCAAAGCCGCCCGCGTCTCTTCGTGATCTGCATCCGCGAGGATGCGGTTCCTCCGGACCTCGCGGGTGCCGAGCCGTCCGAGCCGTTCCACACGCCGGCCTTGCGCCGCTTTCGGGAACGCCACGCCGCCGAGATCGGTGACAGATGGCGCTGGTGGTCGCTCCCCGAGCCAACCGAACCGCGCCGCGAGCTGGTCGATTGCGTCGAATGGACCGGCCCGCATCGCTGGCTTTCGGAGCCCGAGATCCAGCATCTCCTCGGAATGATGTCGCCCCCGAGCCGTGACCGCGTCACCGCGGCGCGTCGGTCAGGCGAGCCGCGGATCGGCATGCTTTATCGCCGTGGTCGCCCTGATGCCGAAGGCCGTATACGCCAGCGGGCCGAGGTCAGGTTCGACGGCCTTGCCGGCTGTCTGCGCACGCCATCCGGCGGCTCGTCCCGCCAGACGATGCTGCTGATCGATGGCGATGAAACGCGCGCGAGGCTTTTGAGCGCGCGCGAGGCGATTCGCCTGATGGGCCTCGGCGACGGATACCGCATTCCGGAGCGGTACAACGCGGCCTACAAGGTGGCCGGTGACGGCGTCGTCGCGCCGATCGTGACCTATCTCGATCGCCACCTCTTCCAGCCCGTTCTGGCGCGGACCCGCGCCGTCATCGCGGCATGA
- the tgt gene encoding tRNA guanosine(34) transglycosylase Tgt yields MKEFRFDLQATDGTARKGVITTPRGEIRTPAFMPVGTAGTVKAMLPESVRETGADILLGNTYHLMLRPTAERIDRLGGLHRFMNWDRPILTDSGGFQVMSLAGLRKLDEHGVRFKSHIDGSMHDLSPERSMEIQRLLGSDIVMCFDECPALPASEEEVATSMRLSMRWAKRSKAAFGDRPGHALFGIQQGGVTEHLRAESAEALQEIGFDGYAVGGLAVGEGQEAMFGVLDYAPGMLPEDKPRYLMGVGKPDDIVGAVKRGIDMMDCVLPSRSGRTGQAFTRAGVVNIKNARHADDPRPLDEACGCPACSSYSRAYLHHVFRSGEMISGMLLTWHNLRYFQDIMAGMRDAIAAGTFAQWEAAFHDGRAAGDIDPL; encoded by the coding sequence ATGAAAGAGTTCCGCTTCGATCTGCAGGCCACGGACGGCACCGCACGCAAGGGCGTCATCACGACCCCGCGAGGCGAGATCCGCACGCCGGCCTTCATGCCCGTCGGCACCGCCGGCACCGTCAAGGCGATGCTGCCCGAAAGCGTGCGCGAGACCGGGGCCGACATCCTGCTCGGCAACACCTATCACCTGATGCTGCGACCGACGGCCGAACGGATCGACCGGCTGGGCGGGCTGCACCGCTTCATGAACTGGGACCGGCCGATCCTGACCGACAGCGGCGGGTTCCAGGTGATGAGCCTCGCGGGTCTCAGGAAGCTCGACGAGCATGGCGTGCGCTTCAAGTCGCATATCGACGGCTCCATGCACGATCTCAGCCCCGAGCGCAGCATGGAGATCCAGCGGCTTCTCGGCAGCGACATCGTGATGTGCTTCGACGAATGTCCCGCCCTTCCGGCCTCCGAGGAGGAGGTCGCGACCTCGATGCGCCTCTCGATGCGCTGGGCGAAGCGATCGAAGGCGGCATTCGGCGACAGGCCCGGACATGCGCTCTTCGGGATCCAGCAGGGCGGCGTGACCGAACATCTGCGCGCGGAATCGGCCGAAGCGCTGCAGGAGATCGGGTTCGACGGCTACGCGGTCGGCGGTCTCGCCGTCGGCGAGGGGCAGGAAGCCATGTTCGGCGTGCTCGACTACGCGCCCGGAATGCTGCCCGAGGACAAGCCGCGATACCTCATGGGCGTGGGCAAGCCCGACGACATCGTGGGGGCGGTCAAGCGCGGCATCGACATGATGGATTGCGTCCTGCCGTCGCGATCCGGCCGCACGGGGCAGGCCTTCACGCGGGCGGGCGTCGTCAACATCAAGAACGCGCGCCATGCCGACGATCCCCGCCCGCTCGACGAGGCCTGCGGCTGTCCCGCCTGCAGTTCCTATTCGCGGGCCTACCTGCACCATGTCTTCCGCTCGGGCGAGATGATCTCGGGGATGCTGCTGACCTGGCACAACCTGCGCTATTTCCAGGACATCATGGCGGGAATGCGCGACGCCATCGCCGCGGGAACCTTCGCCCAGTGGGAGGCCGCCTTCCATGACGGCCGCGCCGCGGGCGATATCGACCCGCTCTGA